A genome region from Candidatus Kuenenbacteria bacterium includes the following:
- a CDS encoding alanine--tRNA ligase (catalyzes a two-step reaction, first charging an alanine molecule by linking its carboxyl group to the alpha-phosphate of ATP, followed by transfer of the aminoacyl-adenylate to its tRNA), whose product PELIRNKKFILVNLTAEEEKFTRTLQEGLKEFEKEIKKLGDKEIEGMVVFNLFQSYGFPLELTRELAKEKGLEVDEAGFEEEFKKHQELSRTAAAGKFKGGLADHSEKVTQYHTATHLLNAALRKVLGDHVFQKGSNITEERLRFDFSHGEKMTVEQIKQVEDLVNEIIQKNIPVECAEMTAEEAKNKGAIGVFADKYGEKVKVYSVGQFSKEICGGPHVKSTRELGHFRIIKEEASSAGVRRIKAVLG is encoded by the coding sequence CCAGAATTGATTAGAAATAAGAAATTTATTTTGGTTAATTTAACAGCGGAAGAAGAAAAATTTACCAGAACACTACAAGAAGGACTTAAAGAATTTGAAAAAGAAATAAAGAAGTTGGGGGATAAAGAAATTGAGGGAATGGTAGTTTTTAATTTATTTCAGTCATATGGTTTTCCTTTGGAATTGACCAGAGAGTTGGCCAAAGAAAAAGGATTGGAAGTTGATGAGGCGGGGTTTGAAGAAGAATTCAAAAAACATCAAGAATTATCGCGGACGGCTGCCGCTGGTAAATTTAAGGGTGGATTGGCAGACCATTCGGAAAAAGTCACCCAATATCATACGGCTACGCATTTATTGAATGCGGCTTTGCGAAAAGTTTTGGGTGACCATGTTTTTCAAAAAGGTTCGAATATTACCGAAGAACGCTTGCGGTTTGATTTTTCTCATGGTGAAAAAATGACCGTAGAACAAATTAAACAAGTAGAAGATTTGGTCAATGAAATAATTCAAAAAAATATTCCTGTGGAATGCGCAGAGATGACGGCTGAAGAAGCCAAAAACAAGGGAGCGATTGGCGTATTTGCTGATAAATATGGTGAGAAAGTGAAGGTTTATAGCGTGGGTCAGTTTAGTAAAGAAATTTGTGGTGGGCCACATGTGAAAAGCACCAGAGAATTGGGGCACTTCCGAATTATAAAAGAAGAGGCGAGTAGTGCTGGGGTTAGGCGTATTAAAGCTGTATTGGGCTAG